The following proteins are encoded in a genomic region of Glycine soja cultivar W05 chromosome 17, ASM419377v2, whole genome shotgun sequence:
- the LOC114394250 gene encoding heme-binding protein 2-like gives MKKARALSVAVNVLCLAIVCSAIESPQHTVVHSESDFEIRLYRTSVWMSAPALDISFEKATWNGFHRLFQFTEGANLNFSRIPMTIPVLTTAVPGAGPLQSQGYYVSLYLPVKFQGDPPVPLPELNIKPYEFSSHCVAVRKFSGFAKDERIVKEAEKLATSLSRSPWAESKTGRGYSIAQYNTPIRIVKRKNEVWVDIDAPELGCKSVGVAAH, from the exons ATGAAGAAGGCAAGGGCGTTGAGCGTGGCAGTGAACGTGTTGTGTTTGGCCATAGTTTGCAGTGCGATCGAGTCACCGCAACACACAGTAGTACACTCCGAGTCCGATTTCGAGATCAGGCTCTATCGTACCTCTGTTTGGATGTCCGCTCCTGCCCTCGACATTTCCTTCGAAAAAGCCACCTGGAATGGCTTCCACAG GTTGTTCCAGTTCACAGAAGGTGCCAACTTGAATTTCTCTCGAATTCCAATGACTATTCCCGTGTTGACAACCGCGGTCCCCGGAGCGGGTCCTCTTCAATCCCAAGGCTATTACGTTAGTTTGTACTTACCCGTTAAGTTCCAAGGTGATCCTCCGGTGCCTCTTCCAGAACTCAATATCAAGCCCTATGAATTCAGCAGCCACTGCGTTGCGGTTAGGAAGTTCTCTGGATTTGCCAAGGATGAGAGGATTGTCAAGGAGGCTGAAAAGCTCGCCACGAGCCTGAGTAGGTCTCCCTGGGCTGAGTCCAAGACCGGGCGTGGTTACTCGATTGCGCAGTACAATACTCCGATCCGGATTGTCAAGCGCAAGAACGAGGTGTGGGTGGACATTGATGCTCCTGAATTGGGCTGCAAGTCGGTCGGTGTTGCCGCGCATTGA
- the LOC114392270 gene encoding probable apyrase 7 isoform X1 — MEVPKSPSKYKRIAKHKWLIKFALLILMMLLLFLGFYLESDTRGKLNASSYYTVVVDCGSTGTRVNVYEWMVGVKGISKGNLPSLLHSYPDNTTRSSSLWKNSCQYHCMQTEPGLHSFVNDSLGVRKALEPLIVWAEHLVPREMHRKTPVFVLATAGLRRLPGLEAEWVLGEVEAVVKDHNFMFSKSWIRVLSGREEAYYGWVALNYKMGSFYSYLDSPTLGLVDLGGSSLQVVVETDGAGDDVHMMRSKLSSMEHQIMAFSLPAFGLNEAFDRTVLMLRNNQSEERTELRHPCLVSTFLQNYTCHSCSGLASIYQKNRSQHQEGELHSLRLTGEPDWEQCKELAIAAAMNLSDSKLSQTVSKNCQASSFSGIGKGTGILNLTAVAHPIKFHALSGFFFVYNKLKLSPRTNLTMVWESGKQLCSNLWSGLSNVSDNPKYAGQFCFRVAYMASLIEYGLCLGDVEMVFGPGDISWTLGAALIEGKFLWLNSTRHKSHVIISTLKNVKVMSSPTFLFAVLLLLLLIVYFSQVKLPMPSRRASAPGSSLPSYTHVRRRSNQ, encoded by the exons ATGGAAGTCCCCAAATCCCCTTCCAAATACAAACGAATCGCCAAACACAAATGGCTCATAAAATTCGCTTTACTCATTCTGATGATGCTGTTATTGTTTCTGGGTTTTTATCTCGAGTCAGATACTAGGGGAAAACTCAATGCGTCGTCGTATTACACCGTGGTTGTGGATTGTGGAAGCACCGGGACACGTGTGAACGTGTATGAGTGGATGGTAGGGGTAAAGGGAATAAGCAAAGGGAACTTGCCAAGTTTGCTGCACTCTTATCCTGATAATACAACCAGGAGTAGCTCACTCTGGAAAAATTCTTGTCAATATCACTGTATGCAAACCGAACCCGGGTTACACAGCTTTGTTAATGATTCTTTAGGAGTGAGAAAGGCTCTGGAGCCTCTGATTGTGTGGGCAGAACATCTGGTGCCGCGCGAAATGCACCGGAAAACTCCTGTTTTTGTCTTGGCTACAGCCGGGTTGAGGAGGCTTCCCGGGTTGGAGGCGGAATGGGTCTTGGGAGAGGTCGAGGCTGTTGTGAAAGATCATAACTTTATGTTTAGCAAGAGCTGGATAAGGGTTTTGAGTGGGAGGGAGGAAGCCTATTATGGTTGGGTGGCTTTGAACTACAAAATGGGCAGCTTTTATAGCTATCTTGACTCTCCCACTTTGGGACTTGTTGATTTGGGTGGCTCTTCGTTGCAGGTTGTGGTTGAGACTGATGGTGCTGGGGATGATGTGCATATGATGAGATCGAAGCTCAGCTCAATGGAACATCAGATTATGGCGTTCTCATTGCCTGCATTTGGCTTAAATGAAGCGTTTGATAGGACAGTTCTTATGCTCAGAAACAATCAAAGTGAGGAAAGAACTGAGCTCAGACATCCTTGTCTGGTCTCAACTTTTCTACAAAACTATACATGCCATTCTTGCTCTGGATTGGCTTCCATTTATCAGAAAAATCGCAGCCAACACCAGGAAGGTGAACTTCATTCTTTACGTCTTACTGGAGAACCTGATTGGGAGCAATGTAAAGAACTAGCTATTGCTGCTGCTATGAACTTGAGTGATTCCAAATTGTCACAGACAGTTAGCAAAAATTGCCAAGCTAGTTCATTTTCTGGTATTGGTAAGG GCACTGGTATACTTAATTTAACAGCTGTTGCACACCCAATCAAGTTTCATGCTTTATCTGGCTTCTTTTTTGTCTACAATAAGCTAAAGTTAAGCCCAAGAACCAACTTAACAATGGTTTGGGAGTCAGGCAAGCAATTATGTTCAAATTTATGGTCTGGTTTGAGCAATGTTTCTGACAATCCAAAGTATGCTGGACAATTTTGCTTCCGGGTGGCTTATATGGCATCATTGATTGAATATGGTCTGTGTCTTGGTGATGTTGAAATGGTATTTGGTCCAGGTGACATTTCGTGGACCTTAGGAGCTGCATTGATTGAAGGGAAATTTCTGTGGTTAAATAGTACAAGACACAAATCCCATGTTATTATTTCAACTTTAAAGAATGTCAAGGTCATGTCTTCTCCAACTTTTCTCTTTGCTGTACTTCTATTGCTTTTATTGATTGTTTATTTTAGTCAAGTTAAGCTACCAATGCCAAGCAGGAGGGCTTCTGCTCCTGGCTCATCTTTGCCATCTTATACTCATGTAAGACGTCGATCTAACCAATAA
- the LOC114392270 gene encoding probable apyrase 7 isoform X2, with amino-acid sequence MEVPKSPSKYKRIAKHKWLIKFALLILMMLLLFLGFYLESDTRGKLNASSYYTVVVDCGSTGTRVNVYEWMVGVKGISKGNLPSLLHSYPDNTTRSSSLWKNSCQYHCMQTEPGLHSFVNDSLGVRKALEPLIVWAEHLVPREMHRKTPVFVLATAGLRRLPGLEAEWVLGEVEAVVKDHNFMFSKSWIRVLSGREEAYYGWVALNYKMGSFYSYLDSPTLGLVDLGGSSLQVVVETDGAGDDVHMMRSKLSSMEHQIMAFSLPAFGLNEAFDRTVLMLRNNQSEERTELRHPCLVSTFLQNYTCHSCSGLASIYQKNRSQHQEGELHSLRLTGEPDWEQCKELAIAAAMNLSDSKLSQTVSKNCQASSFSGIGTGILNLTAVAHPIKFHALSGFFFVYNKLKLSPRTNLTMVWESGKQLCSNLWSGLSNVSDNPKYAGQFCFRVAYMASLIEYGLCLGDVEMVFGPGDISWTLGAALIEGKFLWLNSTRHKSHVIISTLKNVKVMSSPTFLFAVLLLLLLIVYFSQVKLPMPSRRASAPGSSLPSYTHVRRRSNQ; translated from the exons ATGGAAGTCCCCAAATCCCCTTCCAAATACAAACGAATCGCCAAACACAAATGGCTCATAAAATTCGCTTTACTCATTCTGATGATGCTGTTATTGTTTCTGGGTTTTTATCTCGAGTCAGATACTAGGGGAAAACTCAATGCGTCGTCGTATTACACCGTGGTTGTGGATTGTGGAAGCACCGGGACACGTGTGAACGTGTATGAGTGGATGGTAGGGGTAAAGGGAATAAGCAAAGGGAACTTGCCAAGTTTGCTGCACTCTTATCCTGATAATACAACCAGGAGTAGCTCACTCTGGAAAAATTCTTGTCAATATCACTGTATGCAAACCGAACCCGGGTTACACAGCTTTGTTAATGATTCTTTAGGAGTGAGAAAGGCTCTGGAGCCTCTGATTGTGTGGGCAGAACATCTGGTGCCGCGCGAAATGCACCGGAAAACTCCTGTTTTTGTCTTGGCTACAGCCGGGTTGAGGAGGCTTCCCGGGTTGGAGGCGGAATGGGTCTTGGGAGAGGTCGAGGCTGTTGTGAAAGATCATAACTTTATGTTTAGCAAGAGCTGGATAAGGGTTTTGAGTGGGAGGGAGGAAGCCTATTATGGTTGGGTGGCTTTGAACTACAAAATGGGCAGCTTTTATAGCTATCTTGACTCTCCCACTTTGGGACTTGTTGATTTGGGTGGCTCTTCGTTGCAGGTTGTGGTTGAGACTGATGGTGCTGGGGATGATGTGCATATGATGAGATCGAAGCTCAGCTCAATGGAACATCAGATTATGGCGTTCTCATTGCCTGCATTTGGCTTAAATGAAGCGTTTGATAGGACAGTTCTTATGCTCAGAAACAATCAAAGTGAGGAAAGAACTGAGCTCAGACATCCTTGTCTGGTCTCAACTTTTCTACAAAACTATACATGCCATTCTTGCTCTGGATTGGCTTCCATTTATCAGAAAAATCGCAGCCAACACCAGGAAGGTGAACTTCATTCTTTACGTCTTACTGGAGAACCTGATTGGGAGCAATGTAAAGAACTAGCTATTGCTGCTGCTATGAACTTGAGTGATTCCAAATTGTCACAGACAGTTAGCAAAAATTGCCAAGCTAGTTCATTTTCTGGTATTG GCACTGGTATACTTAATTTAACAGCTGTTGCACACCCAATCAAGTTTCATGCTTTATCTGGCTTCTTTTTTGTCTACAATAAGCTAAAGTTAAGCCCAAGAACCAACTTAACAATGGTTTGGGAGTCAGGCAAGCAATTATGTTCAAATTTATGGTCTGGTTTGAGCAATGTTTCTGACAATCCAAAGTATGCTGGACAATTTTGCTTCCGGGTGGCTTATATGGCATCATTGATTGAATATGGTCTGTGTCTTGGTGATGTTGAAATGGTATTTGGTCCAGGTGACATTTCGTGGACCTTAGGAGCTGCATTGATTGAAGGGAAATTTCTGTGGTTAAATAGTACAAGACACAAATCCCATGTTATTATTTCAACTTTAAAGAATGTCAAGGTCATGTCTTCTCCAACTTTTCTCTTTGCTGTACTTCTATTGCTTTTATTGATTGTTTATTTTAGTCAAGTTAAGCTACCAATGCCAAGCAGGAGGGCTTCTGCTCCTGGCTCATCTTTGCCATCTTATACTCATGTAAGACGTCGATCTAACCAATAA
- the LOC114392636 gene encoding plant UBX domain-containing protein 10-like — protein sequence MPSTVRDHGIVRRMASLPRSIMEFIGRGRRRNQHTNFPLQPQDHHHDPQPHGQVVVQDEWSFLESFEQQFGTKHPFFYACRFMEAIKLAEHDHKFLFMYLHSPDHPFANVFCKETLCSEPVIQFLDVNFVCWGGLVDRGEGVQMVATLSPATFPCCAVIAPTPGESIAVLQQLEGPLSPAELAGILQRTLEEQGVAFGSDRAKQEEKIRADRRLREEQDAAYLAALQIDKEKDKPNSLPPRERLQKPGEAHNNRNYGKLLNNSINVTKQNSKVNESNKEKRDKGVASKGSESQPTQILIRFPNGERREHTFLYTDRIQSIFSYIDSLGLPWIGNYRLISNFPRRAYGVDQMRMTLKEAGLYPKASVFLEPLGTRVP from the exons ATGCCATCAACAGTGAGGGATCACGGGATTGTTCGGAGGATGGCAAGTCTCCCTCGAAGCATAATGGAGTTtataggaagaggaagaagaagaaatcagcACACAAATTTTCCTTTGCAGCCTCAAGACCACCATCATGATCCACAACCACATGGTCAAGTAGTAGTTCAAGATGAATGGAGttttctagagagttttgagcAGCAATTTGGCACCAAACATCCTTTCTTCTATGCTTGCCGGTTCATGGAAGCTATTAAGTTAGCTGAGCATGATCACAAGTTCTTGTTCATGTACCTCCACTCGCCTGACCACCCTTTTGCAAACGTTTTCTGCAAGGAAACGCTGTGTTCAGAGCCGGTGATCCAGTTTCTTGATGTGAATTTTGTTTGCTGGGGTGGACTTGTGGATAGAGGAGAGGGTGTGCAAATGGTAGCAACACTAAGTCCTGCTACTTTTCCTTGTTGTGCTGTCATAGCCCCCACTCCTGGTGAGAGCATAGCAGTGCTGCAACAG CTAGAGGGACCCCTTTCGCCAGCTGAGCTAGCAGGGATTCTACAAAGAACATTGGAAGAACAAGGGGTGGCTTTTGGAAGTGATAGGGCTAAGCAGGAAGAAAAGATCCGAGCAGACCGTAGGCTTAGAGAAGAGCAAGATGCTGCATATCTTGCAGCTTTGCAAATTGACAAG GAAAAAGACAAACCGAATAGTTTACCTCCAAGAGAGAGACTTCAGAAGCCGGGTGAAGCTCACAACAACAGAAATTATGGGAAATTGTTGAACAATTCTATCAATGTCACTAAACAGAACAGCAAAGTGAATGAGTCCAATAAAGAAAAACGAGACAAGGGAGTTGCAAGTAAAGGAAGCGAGTCTCAGCCCACACAG ATACTCATAAGGTTTCCAAACGGGGAAAGAAGAGAGCATACTTTCCTTTACACAGACAGAATCCAGTCCATTTTCTCATACATTGATTCATTAGGTTTGCCATGGATTGGAAACTACAGATTGATATCAAATTTTCCAAGAAGAGCTTATGGAGTTGATCAAATGAGAATGACTCTCAAAGAGGCTGGCCTGTATCCTAAAGCTAGTGTGTTCCTGGAGCCTTTAGGAACTAGAGTCCCATAA
- the LOC114392572 gene encoding CRAL-TRIO domain-containing protein C3H8.02-like, producing MVLMRTVYPTIAVPLPLPLSNLPVRTNFAVRCANVHSQTQLDSRKLVLAVKEKLEKEHHNLPVGRNGRDDEDMILWFLKDRKFSIDDAIYKLTKAIKWRRDFEVSKLTEEVVKDALQTGKGYVHDLLDINGRPVVVVVGSKHIPQALDPADDERLCVFLIEKALSKLPTGKEQILTIVDLRGFSTENADLKFLTFLFDVFYYYYPKRLAQVLFVDAPFVFKPIWQLVKPLLKSYASLVRFCSAETVRKEYFTDKTLPPSFRD from the exons ATGGTGCTCATGCGAACTGTGTACCCAACCATCGctgttcctcttcctcttcctctttcaAACCTTCCCGTTAGGACCAATTTCGCCGTTCGATGTGCCAACGTTCACTCGCAAACGCAACTCGACTCGCGCAAG tTGGTTCTTGCCGTGAAGGAAAAGCTTGAAAAAGAACACCATAACCTCCCTGTTGGCAGAAATGGAAGAGATGATGAAGATATGATACTGTGGTTTCTCAAAGATCGCAAGTTTTCTATTGATGATGCTATTTACAAGTTGACTAAAGCCATT AAATGGCGTCGAGATTTTGAGGTGTCTAAATTAACTGAAGAAGTCGTTAAAGATGCTCTTCAAACTGGAAAAGGATACGTACACGACCTTTTAGATATCAATGGCCGACCTGTGGTCGTGGTGGTTGGATCAAAGCATATTCCTCAA GCACTGGACCCTGCAGACGATGAGAGACTCTGTGTTTTCTTAATTGAGAAGGCATTGAGTAAGCTTCCAACTGGAAAAGAACAAATACTTACAATAGTTGATCTCAGAGGTTTCAGTACCGAAAATGCTGATCTTAAATTCTTGACATTCTTG tTTGATgtattctattattactatCCCAAACGATTGGCTCAAGTCCTATTTGTAGATGCACCTTTTGTTTTTAAGCCAATTTGGCAGCTAGTCAAGCCCTTGTTAAAATCATATGCTTCTCTG GTGAGATTTTGCTCTGCAGAGACTGTTAGGAAGGAATATTTTACAGATAAAACTTTGCCACCAAGCTTCAGAGATTGA